Within the Aspergillus luchuensis IFO 4308 DNA, chromosome 5, nearly complete sequence genome, the region TTCAATCCCTTCACCATCGCTACCTGCTTGGGCCGGTCGACCGGGGTGTTCACTACGACTGGAATCCTATACGCCTTTTCGAGCGCTGTCACCGGAAACAGTCTGAATGCAATGCTGTCTCTGGGGCTTGCATCGTACCTGTCGATATATCCAGCACTTCTCTTCATCCCGCTTGTTCTTCTATGCTACGACCAGCGAGTCCAGAAGACTAAGGTTTCCTCCGGTACCCTACCGTTCGCTCTACAACACTTCGCAGTCTTCCTTACATGCATCCTGGGACTGCTTAGCATATCTACCTTGTTGATTGGCGACTTTTACACTTTCATCTCCGCGACATATGGCTTCCACTTGCTCGTGCCTGACCTGACCCCCAACGTTGGCCTATGGTGGtacttcttcatcgaaaTCTTCGATTCTTTCCGAGAGTTCTTCCTTGGGGTGTTCTGGCTTCACTTGGCTGCGTACATGGGCGGTCTTACTGTGCGACTGCGCCGGCAGCCTTTGTTCGTGCTGACGTCCCTTTTGGGGATTTTTGCCATTTTCAAACCATATCCTAGCATTTCCGACGCGTCATTATACTTCGCTCTGCTCCCACTCTACCGCCACCTCTTCCCTCGTAAGCACATCCCCCACTGCATCCATTGACATGTGCTAATGCTATTAGTGATGCGATACACCTTTTTCGCAATCTCCGCCCTTCTCTACGCCACTCTTCTAGGACCCGCATTCTACCATCTCTGGATCTACGCCGGCTCCGGCAACGCCAACTTTTTCTACGCCATCACTCTTGTATGGAGTCTCGGTCTATCAATATTACTAGCCGACACCATCTTCGCCGCCCTCCGCGACGAATGGGAACACGACAACCCCGAGTTGCGCGGCAAAGAAGTGCGACAAGTCTAAATTCAAGTGTAACTGTACTTTAATCTACATACCCACACCATAGCATCCATCCAAAGAATCAAATGTTCAACAGATCATACATACGGCCCCCCATCCAACCTAACAGACATAATCCTATAATCCGGCTCCTTAACCATCCcattcctcaacctcctcggCCGAGGACTATACTCATCCGTCTCAAACCCAATAGCTTCATAAAGCCTCTGGGCCACGCCATTCGACGTAAACACCGTCAACatcgccttctccacccCAACCCGTCTCCCTATCTCCATCAGCACAAGCAGTAGCCGCTTCCCGAGCCCTTGCTTCTGCACCTCAGCCGACAAATGGATCTCGTAGAGATACACCACCTCTTTCCCGTCTTCGTACGTAATCATAAATGACATGAATCCGACCACTtccccttcaccatcacTTGGTGTTAACTCTTCCCGACGAACAACCAAATACTTCATATCAGGaagcttcatctccttcttcttcttactggGAGACCACCCCGTCGAGGAATTCCTGTATGCCTCGGAGGATGTCTCCTCGATGAGATCGAAGCATGCATTTAGGTCGGTGGTAGGGATGCTGGCtgcggagtggatggagaagttgTATTTTTGTTCTCCATCAGAATATTTCTCTGTATTCTTGATTGTGTAGGTTAGACATTCTGGGGGGATGTATTTTGAAGTGAATTCTTGGATGCTGAGTTTGTTGGTGCGCTCGACGAGcgggagtgatgatgatgggttgtCTGCGATGTagttagaattataattttcttatgtTATaggatattttattatatttttgatCTGACGTACACTGACTCCCATTGCGCTCATACTCATGACCTTGTGGTTGGGACTTAATACTAGCTCGTGTCTTCTTCGGGTGTTGTACGCGTCTCCGCCGCGCggtagttgtagtagtggtgTTCTTGGTTACTCGGCCTCCTTGGACGGATGATGACATTTTCGCTCGCTTTATGTGCgtttaagatatataagtgTTTCGTGTTTCTCTTTGTTTAGAATTCTAAGGGAGGTGTGTCTTGGTATTAATGCTTCGCTGGGTGTTGAAGAATTGATGTGTCGTGTGGCCGAGGTGATTGGTTGATGTGCGGGATTTCCGTTGTCCAGTTTTCCCATGGCAGGGCGTTGTGCCGGGATGGACTGTtgtacatgcatgcatgggtGTGTTGTGCATGGTGGAGGGTATGTTGCTTTTTCTAGTTCACTATAGAGCTTCTCAAGCACTTGTATCACTGTATACGGTTTTTCATTAAATGGTTTGTGGTTATCGTGTTATAATACTAGCTGCgagctatatatattgaaagGGTGACGGACAGATTTGAGCaggagtagtaagtagtacacAGGATTCAAGTCTCTAAGCTTCCTCAGCTCTCAACTTCGCCGCAAACTCCTCAGCCCGTCTCTCAGCCTCTTCAGGTCCCAGTTCCCCGAAAATGTCAATTCCCCAGCGGAAGGGGTAGTTGTAGCGCGTGTTGCGATCGAGTTTGTTCAGGGCCTCGAATTCGGcgtcggggatgatgaagtcTACTATCGTTAATAAATCGCGACACAGAGGGGAGTATACAAGAACTACCTTGGAAGTTACTCTCAATCCGAGACGGGGTAACACTCTTTGGCAAGACGGCCGTGCCGCGCTGAACAGCCCATGAGATCAACAATTGAGCGGGCTCCTTTTCCAGCTTCTTCGCGATTTCTTGGACCTGAGGGTCGTCGATGACACTGCGAATGGATTAGCGCGCGACGAAGATATTGTATCGTTGATACCTACCGAGGTAGCTCGTAGATGTTGTTCCCCAGAGGGCTGTATGCGACGGGAAGGATGTTCTAGTTCATCTCTGTCAGCAAAGCTATTACTTCAGCAGTTACGGAGACGATGCttaccttctccttcaggtACTCAGTGAGCTTTGGCTGGAGTAGGTACGGGTGGGCCTCGATTTGGTTCACAGCAGGCGGGATAGTCGCGGTCTTGAGCAGCTCCTTTACCTTCTCGACGGTGAAGTTGCTCACACCAATACTGCGAACCTTGCCCTTTCGGACTAGGTCCTCCATGGCTTTCCAGGTTTCAGAGATCGGAACGTCTGCCAGCCGGAAGCGTTTTGTCACCGGGTCTAGGGGAGGCTGGAAAGAGTTCTGGTGGATGAATGCCACGGGCCAATGGATCTGGGTTTGTTAGTACGATCTGGGGATGAGTACAGTTATTGTCGTACCAAGTATAGATCGAGATAGTCGGTCTGGAGATCCTTGAGGGTCTTGTTGACAGCCTCTTCTACATTTtcggggtgatggtgggtattCCATAGCTTGCTGGTGATCTAGAAGGCCATGAAAGGCGGATGTCAGTTGACTGCACATGACATTAGCCAATGCGACATGGTAACAGACAAATATTTCCTCGCGCGGCACTCCTGATTTCTTCCAGCCATCTCCGACTTCTGTTTCGTTCTGATAGATGGCAGCGGCATCAATGTGACGATATCCGGAGCGCAGAGCTGCCTCAACCGCATTCTCTACTTCGTGGGGTTTGGATAACTGGGCCTGTCAGTTTGCGATGAGTTGATTTCGCGAATGCTTCGCATACCCATGTTCCTAAACCGACGGCGGGGATCTCGTATCCCGAGTTTAGCTTGAAGGTACGTCCCAAAGACATGTTGTTGTAGGAATGTTGTATGGAGTATTGGGAGAGATGTGATGTTTGTGTAAGTGAACAGAAGCCACGAATGTAAAGTtcaaggggaaaagagagcgCCATGGTCAGGAGTGAGGGGATAGCTCATTACCCCTCATTCAACCGTCGATCCCGTCCGCGCAATGCGATATCAAATCATGTTAAGCACTGAGCCTATGGAATCCACTGGTTGAGTGATGGATGGTGCAATTTAGCCGTATCTGTTGTCAACTCATCCTGCTGGGTGATTGCGCGATGCTTTAGGTCCCGCTTGGGTTCGCCAGATAAATGGCTGGACAGCCTGATCTATACTATCTGACGCGGAGAGAATTCCAATATTCATCCCACAACTGCAGTAATGCAGTAATAAGAAGTAGAGTAGTTTGTCAATCATTTTAGGACAAACATGTGGTCtggactactactactactactactactacaataGACCGGTTGACCATTGGGCTCTGTATAATCATTGATAGTCTGACAGGAGGGCAGCCCTCTATATTATGGATTATAGAACCGACTTCCAACACCGTCGTAAGGAGAAGCTTCTGGCGACGTCGCACCAGGATGGCAATGCTGCGTAGCTCCTTAACAAAATCCTAGTTAATTTTCCGGCAATTTCGAAGCCTACGTCACTTGTTCCTCAACGATGATGACCGAAATATCTCCGGAATGGGACTGCAATCAGATGATCGTAAATCAAGGACTGTTGAATGTTATCAGAGCGAGAGAACATACCCGAATTGTAACTGGAGCCTGGATAACGGAGATAAAGCTGGTTTATGGGGTGTCGGAGAATTAACGATCGCGATGTAAAGCGCCTAGAAAAGCGCGGAATTCCCTCGGCTTATCCGCGTACTGCTTGTGCGGGCTGATAGTCTTGAATCCGGGTCGGTCACAATGCGCATAAACACCCCGTGCCTGGTATACATAGATGACTGCCAGGGGCAgcttatcattattattgtcAACACGTTACACTATTCTGTCAATGGCTTGCGGGCCGGTTTTTCGGCGTTTGAAAACCAAGGTCCTCTCGGCCTTCGAACCCGGGGAAGCGGTTGTCCCTCCAACGCCCACGTGCCCCGCGCCACTCACCGAATACTAGGTGCTTACATGTAAGACGGCTTTCTCTTCCAACATATTCTCTTTAAACCAAAAATAGTGATATTTTGCAGTTGACTTATACAAACatatatattactgattTACTAGTACATAAGTTGGCCAAATTGCAGTCCCCGAGATAATCCCGATAAGGTAAGGGAAGCCAAAAGGGAGAAGACCGACACGAAACAGGAAAAGTCTGCTCTTTCTCTGGCGGGGCCTCTGGTCCACCTCGCCCAGCTTCACTTATTCATTTATCTTCCACCATCTTCCCTAGGCGAGCAAAGTCACGGCTTTTGCTCAATTACTGCTATAGATAAGAAAATTCGCTGCACGGTGACGATGAATTGCCTGATTTCAGATTATCAATAATACATCAGCATGAAAAAACGAAGGCGCAACGAATTGATCGCCAGCATACTATATGCTGGAGGTTTCAGGCACGACTCATACTATCAATGCCCCACTCGCATAGAATGATGGAAGAACGGATTTATCAGCAAAAGAATCATCGGCGAACAACTGCCTTCTCTATGCGTACCCTCATTTGCTGGTTCAGCTCATGTCTCCATATTCTAAACCTTCATTCCCTTAACTAAGTCTTGTGGCCTTATTATTAAGCCCACCGTCACTCAAGTGGAGCTTGTCCACTTACGTCAATAAACCAAGAGCAAGAGCTCTTTAAAAAGCTACAAACCTCCCAACCAAGATGAATTCCAACGATTGATCACATTCTGTTGCTATTGTCACCTGTCACTCGCTGCACCCCCACCTTCCAGAACAAAGACATATTAGAAAAATGGGCGCTACATCTCAGAAGCAGTGGACCGTCCTCAACAAGGACAACGACTTCGATGGCCTCACCTTTGGCGAGGCCCCTATCCCGAAAGTCGGTGAGAACGAGGTCTTGGTGAAGTTCCACGCTGCGTCGTTGAACTTCCGTGACCTGATCATCCCCAAGGTGTGTTTCTCATCCCCAGCTGCCAGCCAGCTGTTTTTCTGTCCGTTACGCTGTATTTCTGACAAATAATTACTATTCTTGCAGGGCCAATATCCCTTTGCGCTCAACTTCCCGGTTGTTCCTGGCTCCGATGGTGCCGGTGAGGTTGTCGAGACTGGCTCCAAGGTGACTCAGTTCAAGAAGGGTGACAAGGTTGTCACTCTGTTCAACCAGCAACACCAGTACGGCCCTATCGATGGCCGCGGTGCCAGCTCTGGTCTTGGTGGTGTTATTGATGGAACCCTCCGTCAGTACGGTGCCTTCAACGAGAACGGTCTCGTCAAGAGCCCTGAGAACCTCAACCACCTCGAAGCCAGCACTCTATCCTGCGCTGCTCTGACGAGCTGGAATGCTTTGTATGGCTTGAAGCCTTTGCAGCCTGGTCAGACTGTGTTGGTGCAGGGAACTGGAGGTGTTAGCATTTTCGCTTTGCAGGTAAGATTCCCATGCCCAGGGCTTGTAGAACACACCAAGGCTGACGCAGATACCTCACTAGTTTGCTAAAGCGGCCGGCGCAAGGGTCATTGCTACTACCTCCTCTgaggagaaggcgaagaaacTGAAGGAATTGGGTGCCGACCATGTCATCAACTACAAGACTGAGCCTAACTGGGGTGATGTGGCCCGCAAGCTGACGCCTGACAACGTCGGTGTCGACCACATTATCGAGGTCGGAGGCAGCGGTACCCTCAACGAGAGTTTCAAGTGCATCAAGTTCGAGGGTGTGATCAGCATCATCGGATTTGTCGGTGGCGTTGACCCCAAGTCCATGCCCAACGTGCTCGATACCTTGAGCCATATCTGTACTGTCCGTGGTATCTATGTTGGTAGCAAGGCTATGATGAACGACATGGTCAGGGCTATTGAGGccaacaacatccacccggttgtggatgagaaggtctTCACCCTGGAGCAGACTCGGGAAGCCTACGAGTACATGGTGAGTGGCTTGTTCGCATAATGTTTTGTTCGATGGCTAACATAGAAAATAGTGGGGACGCAACCACTTTGGCAAGCTGGCCATCAAGATCGAATAATTGCGATAGTGGCGAGGTAGATCCCTTAGATACGACGTAAATTGTATGATTGCACGAATAccaatataatttattacaaTTTCATATATTGAAAGAATTATACGAGTAACGTCAATAAAAATTCTCCTTGTAGGTCTAAGAACTACTATATAGCGAACAGAAATGCACTGCATACCTAGTCCAGCAACGACACGGTGCTAGCTGTGACAGTGAATCTAACAAAAAGGTACTTGCAACAAAGGGCTGATTATCTACCATGGAATCTGAAATTCAAATCAAGTTGATCAACAGCTTGTTGACTGTTAATGCAATGCCAACAAGGTCATCCTGCAAGCCAATCAAGGACGAGGAAggtctcccctccccgcatCGCCACCTCATCTTGCGCCTCGACttctttcatcatcatcaccgcaaCGACTCCAGCTTTCTCCATCCGTCAATCCAAGTTGATGTGATTTCAGTTTTCCCGACCAACCCTACTTTTTCACATCCAATTCCTGTCAATAACTCCGGCAATCAGTCCAGATGCAAGCCAACACAAGACATAGATCGACTTTGCCGATCTACGGACCCGATCgcaagaacatcaagaagtcCCAGATAAAATTCATTCGTCCGGCACAGATGAGTTTGCTTGCTCGAGTAACGTGCTATCCTCCCTTGGGTCAAATAACATGTCACCAAAGGGGGTCCAGGAGCTCGGGATCCACGGAACCTGATACGGTAGATAATAACACCCGTCTTCCATCACACTGTCGAATGATAGCTGATCCCGATAGATTAATTTCACCGTCGTGCTAGAATCAAGCACCTCATTTCCCGTGCAACCCTGGGATATCCAAATATGGCACAACACCTCTAGTGCTGAGTGGACCGCAACTTCACTCGAGAGTCGCGGGTCTACCGTGGCACCACTCATGAACGGCAGCGAGGAAGAATATAGTTACTTCCGTAATGTCTTTTCAGGGAGAATAGCTCTCCCGTCAGATCCTGGGCATGCACAATTTACTGTCCGCTATCGGATCAATCCAGATGCCGAATGGCAATGGGTGAACCCGCAACAAGGTGCAAGTGATGGGATATTAGTGTTCGGCTCACAGAAGCCGCAGTCCACTTTGCTGGAGACGACACCAACAGAGTTCAGACAATATTTCGAGGGAATGTCTGCCGATATCGACATTGAACCAAGAAAGAGCGAATCGCCTGGTTCAAACTTGTGGCATCTTTCGGGGAAAGCCCAGCCAGCTCATGCAGGTGAATCCGGGTACAAAGAGCTGGCTCTTGGAGTTCCTACATCAATCCTGCGGTATTTTTCCCTAGTGCGGATCTGGGCTCCATGGCTCGGCCCAAGACATGGACAAGGGAAATTTGAATTGTCTGAAGAAGCCATATTGTGCTCGTTTCTGCGGACTGACGGAGTACACATTGTGCTTCTTGGGTTGTCTGGCACGGATAATGTCTTGACCACTTTTGGATCAGGCGAAAATGGGGAAGTGATTGTCAAATCTTTGAGTGACAATCCAGAGCCGTCTACATTCCAGATACTAGCATCAGCTGCGGAGGATTATGAAGTTGCAATGAGCGCAATCGTATACGAAGCTCGCAAGCTCGCAAGACCATATGCCGAGCAAGAGGCATCTGATCACAAGCGGGCCCCGGTTTCGCCTCCACCAGACGATATAGTGGTGGTAGAAAAGGATGTGAAGGCACAGTGGATGGCTGAGTGGTACGACGGCTTAACCTACTGCACTTGGAACGGACTGGGTCAGGATTtgacagaagagaagatcctTCGTGGTCTTGACTCGTTGAAGTCTCATGGAATCCAGATAGCTAATCTCATCATTGACGACAACTGGCAAACGCTGGATGAGGCCGACTCACAATTtaagaggggatggaggcaGTTTGAAGGAAATCCAGCTGCTTTCCCAAAAGGTTTTAAACAGACCATTGAAGCCATTCGTCAAAAGCATCCCAACATCGAACACATCGCAGTTTGGCATGCGATACTCGGCTACTGGGGAGGCATTTCATCGGAGGGTGATCTTGCTAAGAAATACAAGACAAAAAGAGTAGAGATCAAAGTGCCTGCTGTGGGAGGAGCTATTTCGCATGCGTTTGAGCATGGCTCGGTGCTGGCAATCGACCCAGATGATGTCCAGAAATTCTACGACGACTTCTACAGATATCTTGCCTCCATTGGAGTTGACTCCGTCAAGGCAGACGCCCAGTTCTTTCTCG harbors:
- a CDS encoding GPI-anchor transamidase subunit GAB1 (BUSCO:EOG09262O0R;~COG:G;~EggNog:ENOG410PHWS;~InterPro:IPR009600;~PFAM:PF06728;~SECRETED:SignalP(1-34);~TransMembrane:8 (o6-25i134-165o177-202i223-248o268-295i307-325o345-367i379-404o);~go_component: GO:0016021 - integral component of membrane [Evidence IEA];~go_component: GO:0042765 - GPI-anchor transamidase complex [Evidence IEA];~go_process: GO:0016255 - attachment of GPI anchor to protein [Evidence IEA]), with the translated sequence MGVDHRKAAVFGGALALRLLLSVLFPSLPDLLTGRVEVSTPVTSFKRLQEGLFLYMRNVSPYDGGVFHQAPLLLPLFSLLPNAQSHPLPTALFYSMIDLVNANALVTISDSGQAVSGRFYSALRKHIRWDGVSIAAWFLFNPFTIATCLGRSTGVFTTTGILYAFSSAVTGNSLNAMLSLGLASYLSIYPALLFIPLVLLCYDQRVQKTKVSSGTLPFALQHFAVFLTCILGLLSISTLLIGDFYTFISATYGFHLLVPDLTPNVGLWWYFFIEIFDSFREFFLGVFWLHLAAYMGGLTVRLRRQPLFVLTSLLGIFAIFKPYPSISDASLYFALLPLYRHLFPLMRYTFFAISALLYATLLGPAFYHLWIYAGSGNANFFYAITLVWSLGLSILLADTIFAALRDEWEHDNPELRGKEVRQV
- a CDS encoding N-terminal L-serine N(alpha)-acetyltransferase NAT4 (COG:S;~EggNog:ENOG410PRMC;~InterPro:IPR016181,IPR039949,IPR000182;~PFAM:PF13673,PF13508,PF08445,PF00583;~go_function: GO:0008080 - N-acetyltransferase activity [Evidence IEA];~go_function: GO:0010485 - H4 histone acetyltransferase activity [Evidence IEA];~go_function: GO:0043998 - H2A histone acetyltransferase activity [Evidence IEA]), whose protein sequence is MSSSVQGGRVTKNTTTTTTARRRRVQHPKKTRASIKSQPQGHEYERNGSQYNPSSSLPLVERTNKLSIQEFTSKYIPPECLTYTIKNTEKYSDGEQKYNFSIHSAASIPTTDLNACFDLIEETSSEAYRNSSTGWSPSKKKKEMKLPDMKYLVVRREELTPSDGEGEVVGFMSFMITYEDGKEVVYLYEIHLSAEVQKQGLGKRLLLVLMEIGRRVGVEKAMLTVFTSNGVAQRLYEAIGFETDEYSPRPRRLRNGMVKEPDYRIMSVRLDGGPYV
- a CDS encoding aldo/keto reductase (COG:C;~EggNog:ENOG410PFVQ;~InterPro:IPR018170,IPR020471,IPR036812,IPR023210;~PFAM:PF00248;~go_function: GO:0016491 - oxidoreductase activity [Evidence IEA];~go_process: GO:0055114 - oxidation-reduction process [Evidence IEA]) — protein: MALSFPLELYIRGFCSLTQTSHLSQYSIQHSYNNMSLGRTFKLNSGYEIPAVGLGTWLSKPHEVENAVEAALRSGYRHIDAAAIYQNETEVGDGWKKSGVPREEIFITSKLWNTHHHPENVEEAVNKTLKDLQTDYLDLYLIHWPVAFIHQNSFQPPLDPVTKRFRLADVPISETWKAMEDLVRKGKVRSIGVSNFTVEKVKELLKTATIPPAVNQIEAHPYLLQPKLTEYLKEKNILPVAYSPLGNNIYELPRVIDDPQVQEIAKKLEKEPAQLLISWAVQRGTAVLPKSVTPSRIESNFQDFIIPDAEFEALNKLDRNTRYNYPFRWGIDIFGELGPEEAERRAEEFAAKLRAEEA
- a CDS encoding zinc-dependent alcohol dehydrogenase family protein (COG:Q;~EggNog:ENOG410PHTQ;~InterPro:IPR013154,IPR013149,IPR036291,IPR011032, IPR020843;~PFAM:PF00107,PF08240,PF13602;~go_function: GO:0016491 - oxidoreductase activity [Evidence IEA];~go_process: GO:0055114 - oxidation-reduction process [Evidence IEA]); the encoded protein is MGATSQKQWTVLNKDNDFDGLTFGEAPIPKVGENEVLVKFHAASLNFRDLIIPKGQYPFALNFPVVPGSDGAGEVVETGSKVTQFKKGDKVVTLFNQQHQYGPIDGRGASSGLGGVIDGTLRQYGAFNENGLVKSPENLNHLEASTLSCAALTSWNALYGLKPLQPGQTVLVQGTGGVSIFALQFAKAAGARVIATTSSEEKAKKLKELGADHVINYKTEPNWGDVARKLTPDNVGVDHIIEVGGSGTLNESFKCIKFEGVISIIGFVGGVDPKSMPNVLDTLSHICTVRGIYVGSKAMMNDMVRAIEANNIHPVVDEKVFTLEQTREAYEYMWGRNHFGKLAIKIE
- a CDS encoding putative raffinose synthase protein Sip1 (COG:S;~EggNog:ENOG410PGI5;~InterPro:IPR017853,IPR008811,IPR013785;~go_function: GO:0003824 - catalytic activity [Evidence IEA]), encoding MQANTRHRSTLPIYGPDRKNIKKSQIKFIRPAQMSLLARVTCYPPLGQITCHQRGSRSSGSTEPDTINFTVVLESSTSFPVQPWDIQIWHNTSSAEWTATSLESRGSTVAPLMNGSEEEYSYFRNVFSGRIALPSDPGHAQFTVRYRINPDAEWQWVNPQQGASDGILVFGSQKPQSTLLETTPTEFRQYFEGMSADIDIEPRKSESPGSNLWHLSGKAQPAHAGESGYKELALGVPTSILRYFSLVRIWAPWLGPRHGQGKFELSEEAILCSFLRTDGVHIVLLGLSGTDNVLTTFGSGENGEVIVKSLSDNPEPSTFQILASAAEDYEVAMSAIVYEARKLARPYAEQEASDHKRAPVSPPPDDIVVVEKDVKAQWMAEWYDGLTYCTWNGLGQDLTEEKILRGLDSLKSHGIQIANLIIDDNWQTLDEADSQFKRGWRQFEGNPAAFPKGFKQTIEAIRQKHPNIEHIAVWHAILGYWGGISSEGDLAKKYKTKRVEIKVPAVGGAISHAFEHGSVLAIDPDDVQKFYDDFYRYLASIGVDSVKADAQFFLDLIKDPEDRRRFITTYQDAWSISTLRHFSSRAISCMSMFPQAIFHSQLPTTKPTIPLRNSDDFFPNIESSHPWHIFCNAHNALLTRYLNVVPDWDMFQTSHPYAGFHAAARCVSGGPVYITDEPGKHDVSLIDQMTAKTIHDGTVILRPSLIGRAMDIYHDYNEGHIVRVGTYTGWARTGSGILGLFNISTAEKSTIIHLLDFPGIHQDSQGDYIIRAHTSGMIASDLRVPDTESSLVTVTLPPKGWEILTTYPTYTFDLKAKKRASTTSPETKVAVLGLTGKMTGAAATIFSDIYVEDNGRLRFDISLKALGVLGIYFSDLPDWSVDDNFMVMILGRPVPKKTVWKEGGDEGRVLAVDILTAWKEMGLKAGWSNDVLVEVFVG